Proteins encoded by one window of Cyprinus carpio isolate SPL01 chromosome B6, ASM1834038v1, whole genome shotgun sequence:
- the LOC122134086 gene encoding tubulin beta chain-like isoform X1, with protein MGDSLLMMSSVVLHTQWAPQTHGQGYSYSFSIPKSIIMREIVHLQIGQCGNQIGSKFWEVISDEHGINRAGAYEGDMDLQLERVNVYFNEAHGGKYVPRALLVDLEPGTMDSVRGSHIGQLFRPDNFIHGSSGAGNNWAKGHYTEGAELVEQVVDRVRNEAESCDCMQGFQFVHSLGGGTGSGMGTLIINKIREEYPDRIMNSFSIMPSPKVSDTVVEPYNATLSIHQLIENTDETFCIDNEALYDICFRTLKLTTPTYGDLNHLVSLTMSGVTTSLRFPGQLNADLRKLAVNMVPFPRLHFFMPGFAPLTARGSQQYRAVTVPELTQQMFDARNMMTACDPRRGRYLTVAGIFRGRMSTKEVDEQMLAIQQKNGNYFVDWIPHNVKVAVCDIPPRGLKMSSTFIGNNTAIQEIFKRIGEQFMLMFRRKAFLHWYTGEGMDELEFTEAENNLNDLVSEYQQYQDATADMEYDAEDEVTEEEGLASTAHSTRVEIETEVLTEISVSE; from the exons ATGGGTGACTCCCTgttgatgatgtcatcagtggTATTACACACACAGTGGGCTCCTCAGACTCACGGTCAAGGCTATTCCTACTCTTTCAGCATCCCAAAATCTATCATTATGCGTGAGATTGTTCATCTACAGATTGGACAGTGTGGGAATCAGATCGGCTCAAAG TTCTGGGAGGTGATCAGTGATGAACATGGTATTAACAGAGCAGGAGCGTATGAGGGCGACATGGACCTTCAGCTGGAGAGGGTCAATGTTTACTTCAATGAAGCACATG GTGGCAAGTATGTTCCAAGAGCATTGTTAGTGGACCTGGAGCCGGGCACTATGGACAGCGTGAGGGGCAGTCACATAGGACAACTCTTCAGACCggataactttatacacg GCAGTTCCGGAGCTGGCAATAACTGGGCCAAAGGTCACTATACTGAGGGTGCAGAACTTGTGGAGCAGGTTGTGGATCGCGTTCGTAACGAAGCCGAGAGCTGCGACTGCATGCAGGGCTTCCAGTTCGTCCACTCTCTGGGCGGTGGCACTGGTTCGGGAATGGGCACGCTGATTATCAATAAGATCCGAGAAGAGTATCCTGACCGCATCATGAATAGTTTCAGCATAATGCCCTCGCCGAAGGTCTCTGATACAGTAGTTGAGCCGTATAACGCGACCCTATCAATCCATCAACTGATTGAGAATACAGACGAGACGTTTTGTATTGATAACGAAGCGCTGTACGATATCTGCTTTCGCACTCTTAAGCTCACAACGCCAACTTATGGAGATCTCAACCACTTGGTATCCCTCACCATGAGCGGGGTCACGACCTCCCTTCGCTTTCCAGGTCAACTGAACGCTGACCTTCGGAAGCTGGCTGTCAATATGGTGCCCTTCCCACGCCTCCATTTCTTCATGCCAGGTTTCGCTCCTCTCACTGCACGCGGTAGCCAACAGTACCGGGCCGTAACAGTgcccgagctcacccagcagatgtTCGACGCTCGAAATATGATGACCGCGTGCGACCCACGTCGAGGACGCTATCTGACAGTGGCGGGAATTTTCCGTGGTCGCATGTCCACTAAAGAGGTCGACGAGCAAATGCTAGCCATTCAGCAGAAGAACGGCAATTACTTCGTAGACTGGATCCCTCACAACGTCAAAGTGGCTGTTTGCGACATCCCACCACGAGGCCTCAAAATGTCCTCCACCTTCATTGGAAACAACACCGCCATCCAGGAGATATTCAAGCGCATTGGAGAGCAGTTCATGCTCATGTTTCGACGCAAGGCCTTCCTGCATTGGTACACGGGGGAGGGCATGGATGAGCTGGAGTTCACCGAGGCCGAGAACAACCTGAATGATTTGGTTTCCGAGTACCAGCAATATCAGGATGCCACCGCCGATATGGAATACGATGCAGAAGATGAAGTGACAGAAGAGGAGGGTCTGGCATCAACAGCACACAGCACTCGAGTGGAGATTGAGACTGAGGTGCTCACTGAAATTTCTGTCAGCGAATGA
- the LOC122134086 gene encoding tubulin beta chain-like isoform X2: MDLQLERVNVYFNEAHGGKYVPRALLVDLEPGTMDSVRGSHIGQLFRPDNFIHGSSGAGNNWAKGHYTEGAELVEQVVDRVRNEAESCDCMQGFQFVHSLGGGTGSGMGTLIINKIREEYPDRIMNSFSIMPSPKVSDTVVEPYNATLSIHQLIENTDETFCIDNEALYDICFRTLKLTTPTYGDLNHLVSLTMSGVTTSLRFPGQLNADLRKLAVNMVPFPRLHFFMPGFAPLTARGSQQYRAVTVPELTQQMFDARNMMTACDPRRGRYLTVAGIFRGRMSTKEVDEQMLAIQQKNGNYFVDWIPHNVKVAVCDIPPRGLKMSSTFIGNNTAIQEIFKRIGEQFMLMFRRKAFLHWYTGEGMDELEFTEAENNLNDLVSEYQQYQDATADMEYDAEDEVTEEEGLASTAHSTRVEIETEVLTEISVSE; the protein is encoded by the exons ATGGACCTTCAGCTGGAGAGGGTCAATGTTTACTTCAATGAAGCACATG GTGGCAAGTATGTTCCAAGAGCATTGTTAGTGGACCTGGAGCCGGGCACTATGGACAGCGTGAGGGGCAGTCACATAGGACAACTCTTCAGACCggataactttatacacg GCAGTTCCGGAGCTGGCAATAACTGGGCCAAAGGTCACTATACTGAGGGTGCAGAACTTGTGGAGCAGGTTGTGGATCGCGTTCGTAACGAAGCCGAGAGCTGCGACTGCATGCAGGGCTTCCAGTTCGTCCACTCTCTGGGCGGTGGCACTGGTTCGGGAATGGGCACGCTGATTATCAATAAGATCCGAGAAGAGTATCCTGACCGCATCATGAATAGTTTCAGCATAATGCCCTCGCCGAAGGTCTCTGATACAGTAGTTGAGCCGTATAACGCGACCCTATCAATCCATCAACTGATTGAGAATACAGACGAGACGTTTTGTATTGATAACGAAGCGCTGTACGATATCTGCTTTCGCACTCTTAAGCTCACAACGCCAACTTATGGAGATCTCAACCACTTGGTATCCCTCACCATGAGCGGGGTCACGACCTCCCTTCGCTTTCCAGGTCAACTGAACGCTGACCTTCGGAAGCTGGCTGTCAATATGGTGCCCTTCCCACGCCTCCATTTCTTCATGCCAGGTTTCGCTCCTCTCACTGCACGCGGTAGCCAACAGTACCGGGCCGTAACAGTgcccgagctcacccagcagatgtTCGACGCTCGAAATATGATGACCGCGTGCGACCCACGTCGAGGACGCTATCTGACAGTGGCGGGAATTTTCCGTGGTCGCATGTCCACTAAAGAGGTCGACGAGCAAATGCTAGCCATTCAGCAGAAGAACGGCAATTACTTCGTAGACTGGATCCCTCACAACGTCAAAGTGGCTGTTTGCGACATCCCACCACGAGGCCTCAAAATGTCCTCCACCTTCATTGGAAACAACACCGCCATCCAGGAGATATTCAAGCGCATTGGAGAGCAGTTCATGCTCATGTTTCGACGCAAGGCCTTCCTGCATTGGTACACGGGGGAGGGCATGGATGAGCTGGAGTTCACCGAGGCCGAGAACAACCTGAATGATTTGGTTTCCGAGTACCAGCAATATCAGGATGCCACCGCCGATATGGAATACGATGCAGAAGATGAAGTGACAGAAGAGGAGGGTCTGGCATCAACAGCACACAGCACTCGAGTGGAGATTGAGACTGAGGTGCTCACTGAAATTTCTGTCAGCGAATGA
- the LOC109082415 gene encoding ATP synthase subunit epsilon-like protein, mitochondrial: MVAYWRQAGLSYIRYSAICARVVRAALKPQLKTEAIKNAESSVKVTKMKTV, translated from the exons ATGGTTGCTTACTGGAGACAAGCAGGACTGAG TTACATCAGGTACTCGGCTATCTGCGCCAGGGTCGTGCGGGCAGCGCTGAAGCCACAGCTGAAAACCGAGGCGATTAAAAACGCAGAATCCAGTGTGAAGGTCACTAAAATGAAGACTGTGTAA
- the LOC109082306 gene encoding charged multivesicular body protein 4b, whose protein sequence is MRPGIERRKQKKQQQACRVSDRQKPSRPVVKDQSNITPCCRPEGKMSLFGKLFGSSGKGGKSPSPQEAIQRLRETEEMLSKKQEFLEKKIDQELVTAKRNGTKNKRAALQALKRKKRYEKQLAQIDGTLSTIEFQREALENAHTNTEVIKNMGFAAKAMKAAHDNMDIDKVDDLMQDITEQQELAQEISDAISKPVGFGEEFDEDELLAELEELEQEELDKNLLEIGDNVPLPNTHTRKQFLNVFVNAAKKKEEEDEDDMKDLEAWAAN, encoded by the exons ATGCGGCCTGGGATAGAGAGAAGGaagcagaaaaaacaacaacaagcctGTCGGGTCAGTGACAGACAGAAGCCGTCTAGACCAGTAGTCAAAGATCAGTCTAATATCACTCCCTGCTGTCGTCCCGAGGGCAAGATGTCTTTGTTTGGGAAGTTGTTTGGTAGCAGTGGAAAAGGGGGCAAGTCTCCAAGCCCCCAAGAGGCTATCCAGCGACTGCGAGAAACTGAAGAAATGTTGAGCAAGAAACAAGAATTCCTGGAGAAGAAGATCGATCAGGAGCTTGTGACGGCCAAGAGAAACGGCACGAAGAACAAGAGAG CTGCATTGCAGGCACTGAAGCGTAAGAAGCGCTACGAGAAGCAGTTAGCTCAGATTGATGGCACTCTTTCTACCATCGAGTTCCAGCGGGAGGCACTAGAGAACGCTCACACCAACACCGAGGTCATCAAGAATATGGGCTTTGCTGCTAAGGCCATGAAAGCTGCTCATGACAACAT GGACATCGACAAAGTGGACGACCTCATGCAGGACATCACAGAACAGCAGGAGCTGGCGCAAGAAATTTCAGACGCAATCTCAAAGCCTGTCGGGTTTGGGGAGGAATTTGATGAG GATGAGCTGTTAGCTGAACTAGAGGAGCTGGAGCAGGAAGAGTTGGATAAGAACCTCCTGGAGATCGGAGACAATGTACcactgccaaacacacacaccag AAAGCAGTTCTTGAATGTCTTTGTAAATGCagcaaagaagaaagaagaagaggatgaggatgaCATGAAAGACCTGGAGGCGTGGGCTGCCAATTAA